The nucleotide sequence CCTCTAGGGTTAGTCTTCTAGTATTAGGATTTCGATTATGAATGATTGAAGTAATTGACTTGCTAGTCACATGTTTATTAATACTCTGGTTCGGCGATTTTTTATATTAACTTTTTCttcatgcaatcatgcaaaagaaattgcagctatcatagtgcgaggtaggCAAGCCTTTACTTCACGACGAATGTTTGAATTAAGACCTTCAATGAATATTCCCACAAATTATCTTTCAGACTAATCTTTAGCCTAATTTAATAGTTGTTCAAATCGACTTTGATACTCTAATACAATAGAAGTCTAGCGAATCTTAGCAagctgtccatcaatattctcatattcggatggtccaaaacgaacaagaagccctttcttgaactgctcccatgagaGAACTCCATGAtaggtttcataccaatcatactatTGAATAGCATCCCCATCTAATTGAATTGAAGTTATTTCCACTTTAGAATCTTCTGGAGTTTTATAAAAGtgaaaaaatttctctactaTAGAAATCCAACTAggcagatctccatctttccatctaggAAATTCTACTTTTATACGAGGGTAGCTATTATCATGCTTTTGGTAACCCCTTTCAGTGACTTCAGATCTATCAAGTTGTTTACTTATAGAAGTCGAACTTCCATCTTGTTGATTTTTGCTAAAACTCTAAGTAaactttttttgaaatcattgagAGTTCttaagttttattttttatttttggttaaGGGCATGAGCACTACTTACTTGGCATTGAAGGTGAAATCGTCATTAGCGGCGTAGGCTTCGGGGCCTATGGCAGTGTCGGAGAGGAGATTGAGGGAACATCGAGGAAACATCACAAGAACTTTGGGAACGATGTTCTGATACCAGATGGTAAAACCCTAGAACTTTATCTAAGAAAATAAATATGGATttaattgcttcgaggggatcaatctACAAGTTGGCTAAAGGCTTCGAATTTTATTTGATTGCTTGAGAAAAATAGCCAAAgacattacatatatatatatatatatagagttattAATTCTTAGCCAACTAAGACTAGgatttctaacaaaaataaaaatagcaaTTCCTAATTTACTATATCAAAGTACCTCTAATAGAAAAAACTCAAAAACTCTTATTATAAttaggaaaaagaaaaataaagattaatatcaaatcTCTAAAATTAAGGACTCCTAGAATTAAGGAATCCTAACAGCAATGTCCAAGGCATTCTCCATTAGATTACTCAGTTTAATTTGTATCTTTGATCTGTGACAACAGAAAGCCAAATACAGTCTGTGCTGCCAAATTCTGCATTAGAGAAGGGACTTGAGAAACACATGAGGAGAGATGGCTTTGAAGGTGAAGATAAATTGCTGGTAATCATCAAGACAGTGATAATAGGAGATTTTCTTCTAGAGGTAACCATACTAGCAGTAGAAGTTATAGAGATGACAAGCAGGAAGACATGAAGTACGAAGATAATTACAGGGACAATATTCGAAGGGACCAAAAGCAGCAGAACAACAGGCATCGAGATGAGGACTCAAGCGGTCGTGCTAGTGACAGATCTGAAAATAAGTGCTTTAGAGATGAAAGCAAACCTTCAAAAAGATCATAATAAAGGGAAAGCTCATCGTAATCATCATGATTGAAGTTTTGCCCTGATGATCATGATACAGAAACTAAAGATAGCAGGGGGAAGAAAAGGCTCACTGAGGTAAATGAGGATCTTGATAATCTGAAGCCTTGAGACATGAAAGAACCTTGTGAAGATGTTCAGAAAAATATGTATAGTACTAGTAGAATTGATTTACATATGGATTTACCCAGGTCTGGGTATTGGCATCAAGAGAAGGTTGATTATAGTCCAAGAAACAATCGGTCAAAGAGCTCTACCAGCTCCAGTGCTTATGCTGTTGAAAAACCCAGCAGGTACTGCTTTTTATTGTTTTTATCTCATCCTTTCAGCTGGTACTATTCTTCGTGGTAAAAGAATATTGTAGTTCATATTTGTAGCCTTGGTCTGTCTTGTTATCTAAAAATAAGTAACACTTGAAGCAAATATCATGTCAGTATCTGGAGTCACCAACTTATTAACCTGACCATGAATCTCTCTAGTGATGGTAGGTGTCTGTATATATGTCGCATTCCATGATTTTAGTAGAAACATGCATACCTAAACATGCATTCCATGATGTTTTATTAGGAACTTGGTATGCTTTATCAAGTCTCTGAAGGTCCAAATAAGGTGTTTATAATCTGCTTTGATCTGGATTGCTGCTGTTAGCAGTGAGGATTCTGTTGCATTTTTTCATTTGACTGCTTTGGTGAGTTATCTAGCAACAGAATTATCAGTAACATCCcaaaaaatgcaaaatttatgtagATAGTTGATTGCTTTTCTATTATGATTTCCAACTtgtgtgataagaccctagggttttatcatggaagaaggggagaaaagggaatgatcacttcgaagggatcgacctccttgatcacttcgagaggattggcctcctatgattttttcaaaaaactgaataatatttcattgtctgtCGAAAAGaaatggttacatcactatttatagagtttcacctagaATCTACTAAGACTTGGACtcttgataataaataaatattaaataaacctctatccgactcaacaaaagcttagaaaataaaaaagataataacattaTGCTATCAAAGTTAGGGGAGTGAGTCCAAAGTTTATGTTCATTAACAACTGGACATGTTATTATTAGTAAACCATTTCTCGTATATACAACTGGACATGCCTCACATAATATATTTCTCatgatgcttgatgatttgttaatTTCTACTTTATTTTCTGTTTTGTTGTTGCTTTAATTACACTTGCATGAACACGTCAGGTCTTCTTTGATAATGATCTCTTTTTTTATACTTCAGGAGTagtttaaagcaagaagaatctgcACGTAAAGATTCGCCCTCTGAAGAGAGAATTCACAGTAGTGCAGCTTCGACCAGACACTCATTGAGTTCAGGAGATCATGACAGAGCTTCTGAAATTTGCTCTGAGAAGATTAAGCCAAAGGATGACACCCAGTTGCGTGATAGGACTCCAAGATCAAAAGCCAATGCTCCACCAAATCAAGTGAAGGCAAGTTCTCCATCTACTAATGGTCAACAATTTTTAGATGTAAGTGGGTGGGTCCAGATGCAGACAATCTGGGTGTGGGATTAGACGTTACAAGTTTGTCTAATCAATGACGATGTTACAGTTTTTTCAAAATTTGGTTGGGGAAGTTGTTCAAAATTTTGGATTAAACAAGTTCTTCTAATCAAGTTTTTCAAAATTTGGATTAAACAAGTTCTCAAGTTCGTCTAATCTAAGCAGGCATCGATTTTACAGTTTTTCAAAATTTTGACCTTGCGTCTTTGATGTATAGGGTTGTTCTCTCCGTTCTTGATGCATATTTCCTTGTTGCATTTTATTTTTTGCTAAGCCATTTTGAATTTGATAGACTAGGAGTTTATTGTGGAGCCTTTTTCAGGACTTGAGGGAATGCTGGTTTAAAATTGATGCATACTGTCTTATTTTGAAATGTTGTGCCAGATGATCAACTTATGTTGCTCGTTTTATGCGGAGTGCCATGTCCCTGTATAAGCAGCAAATTGAAAGGTCGAGAGTGACGATCCATGTGTCACCACCATGTCTGTTCGGACAAAATGAAAGGGTCTCCTGAAGCTTCCGACAATGAGAAACTACTGCTCCATGCGAAACTACAAGTCGGTGAGATGCCTGCCTTCCAGAAAACCTATCTGCTAGATCCTAAATGTGATTGCAACACAGAAGATGGAAGCAACAAAAGTGCAGACTCGGGCACTGGTTGCCCTGGGGAAACCAAGGATCAACGATTTGATCTAAAATccgatgatgataatcatgctatTGGTTCTGAGGCTTGTGATGCTTCGATGAACTGTAGGATAACTTAAACTTGGAGACGTAATTATCTTGAAAGGACACATTGAGTATTTATTTAAACTTGGCTTCTTTTATTTTTCACGAGTCAGCCATACTCTTTTGGTTGGACGTACCATGACAAGGCTGCTGCTAATCTATCAAGCAAGTGATGGGTCTTTATTTATTATCCTACTTGTGGTTCGGACACTCTGCTCTGCGTCGTGGTAGTTCAACGATGATAGTGTTACGTCCCACTAGTCCGAGAACAAGAAATTGCATGACTGCTTTTGTTGTGGATTTGTGGGGGTGGAAACACCATGGAGAAGTACGTGATGAGTATTACAGTGCCAGTAGTAGTCAAAACGCAGCACATGTCAGGTTCTGCATTAGTCATAATTCGACTGATTCTGATATTTCAATAACTATTTCTCTAATGATTAGTTAACATGGCTACAGTGTCAATTACATCTAACGATAGAAAAAATTGATTGCCATATGACTAtagtttgagaaatcaagatgacaCTAAAAAAAGTTTGGATATCAACATGAAATTGAATTCATGATTCGAATAACCATATTTGTACAATCTAACTTTTTTTATGTGTACATATTTATAATACGACTGGTAGTGGAATAACTAATTGGGATCTGATAAGTGTTTAACAATGAACTTTTAGGAAATTATATGATTtaattctttctttctcctccatTATGTCCTTTaagtttttatatatttttttattagtctttttttttttttttgtcattgtcTTCTCTACTTGTGTTTTTTTATTTCCTGGTTCTGATGGAAACTTAATAACTACGCCATCACTCATTTGTTCCTGATGACGTGTGAAATGCTTCGAGTCTCGGCGTTCGGCACGATCCAACTCGCGACAGCGGAGTTGGCGCCCATCAACAACCACGGCCCCCCTCTCTTGGCCCTTTATGCGACCATGTCGGGACGCAAGTCGTGCCGAGAGACGGGTGAGGAAGAAGAGCTTAACAAGTCTACCCACTCGCCTACGAAAGACGGGAAAATAAACGCATCGCGAACTCTCACGATGGATCGCCCGACCCACCCCAATCTCCCAGGATCGGAAcaagggggaggaggaggcgatGACGAAGAAGCAGTGGAGCTTGTCCTCTTCCACGCCAACGAATGCTACGTCTACTTGGTAACCCCGCAATCCCTTATATTCCTTCATTCTCGATTGCATCGTGTCTCCGGATCCAATTCTCACCCATTGTGTTCCTTGTGCTCTTCGATCCCGTGGGGCTTTCTGCACAGATACCGCCCAGGAAGAGCGCAGCATCTTACAGGTTTGCCCTCAGATTCCCGTTCCATTATTCGTACACAGATTAATGTAGATTTTATCCACGATAGGGGTTATCGCGCTAATTTTGGTGCAGAATTCTTAGAATTAACTGCTCCTTTTGCTTTCCTATATCTATTGGGATTTATATTGTAAAACGTGGATGGTCGATTTGGTTGATTTCGAGATTAATCCGAGGAACGGATTCCCTTCATGCGCACTGTCAAGAAGTTTGCTAGTTTGTTGGTTTATTTTTCGtgcctttttcttttccaaactcagaatttttttttatgctgTTGTGATCGACTGGTTATTGATAAGTCTAGAGAGTATTAATGTGTATGGGATTGGAAATATGGAGAAGTAGATCTTCTCTGACTTGCTTGGACTATTCTTTGCTGATTAACTTGGAAAATTCTGATCCTTAACGCTTAAGCTTGCTGATTTGCTGTCTGCTAAGATGTGAGTCATGTGGTGGTTCATCTCTTTTGAATTCATTTTTTGCTTGGCCTTCCTGAGTGCAATGTACCACATATCTCTGCATACTGCCGTGTCATGAATGTCTAAAATCTGGCTTTTACATAAGGATTGGATGCTTATAAGGACTGAAACTGAAATTATTCAACTTCTTTGTGTCAATAGCGACTGTTGTTGTCTTTGCCTCatgaaatttattttcttttattttatcttttagcCGGTGGCTAGGATTTTGTTTCATTGATTCTGTTACCATTTATTCATGGCTGTTTAATTGTTTGTCGGTCAACTTGTTCAGTCTTTTCTTACACCTACCCAAAATGTTCTAAATTTCCTGTGCAATCTTTTCTGCAATCTGATCCATGTGCTCACATTTTCGTCAGTGACATACATTCACTTCTAAGTAGCAAATGCTAAAGCACACTGTATTTTCCAAATAACTTTGTCGATTGTCAGGGCCGATGAGTGGAATGTCAACAAATGGGCATGGGAGGGGGTATTGAAGGTTGTTAGCAAGGGAAAGGAATGCATTATCAGATTGGAGGATAAAACATCAGGTGTTGCCATCTTTCTTATTAGAGCATTAGATTAAGGAACCTTGTTATATATTCTTTCATCACGTGAATCATTTGCCCAGGGGAATTATATGCTAGAGCATTCTTGAGAGAGGGAGAACCACATCCGGTGGAACCTGTTATTGACAGCAGCAGGTCTGTTTCCTTCTTTCGGTTTTTTCTATAAATTCTATAGTCAATTTTAATTGCATCAATTTAGATTTTGAATTAGAGAAGCTGTCTCTTGAACAGTTCATGTCTAAAGGTGCAACACAGTTACAACATACTTTTTACTTTTTACATACATGAATCTCTATCCCTATTACTTCGTGTGTAGTCCTCATCTCATTCAGCCCCTTGATCATCATTTCTCTTTTCTCCAGGTACTTTGTGCTTCGAGTTGAAGAAAATATAGGCAAGTTCCTTACACTTCCTTTGAATTGTGTGATGCAAATTTTAGTAAAGCCTTTGTAAGCTTAGGCATTGATTGATATTCCAAGTGCATTCCAAGCAACCCCTGTTATTTTATCTaaaattgtttcctttttccacTTCAGCAATCAAATTTGCTGTATGCCCATTAGCACGAACGGATTGATATCTCAAGTGTCAAAACATATGATAGTTCTTACTCGATTATTCTTTAATCATGTTCTTAAGTAGATCTTAAATCTACTTACAAAATTTTAGATTCAAACAGGTTATTCCCCAATGATATATTGACACAAGACTCGTAAGAGTCTGGAGATAGAGGCGAAAAAGTGATATGGAAAGTCATACTGTATGTTGAGCAGAAGAGGTTGTATACTTGGTGACATTGTAGATTTTATTTATAGTATCAAGTTTTTTTGT is from Musa acuminata AAA Group cultivar baxijiao chromosome BXJ1-6, Cavendish_Baxijiao_AAA, whole genome shotgun sequence and encodes:
- the LOC135676666 gene encoding uncharacterized protein At1g03900-like isoform X2, with product MSGRKSCRETGEEEELNKSTHSPTKDGKINASRTLTMDRPTHPNLPGSEQGGGGGDDEEAVELVLFHANECYVYLIPPRKSAASYRADEWNVNKWAWEGVLKVVSKGKECIIRLEDKTSGELYARAFLREGEPHPVEPVIDSSRYFVLRVEENIGGRKRHAFIGIGFRERTEAYDFQAALHDHMKYLDKKKVAEEMEQHYQTTSTVDYSLKEGETLVLQLKNKGGQKVKSACLEQSLNNLLLDEPSTMEDTELHSKVELSPKETSKNIESSAQNAIDDDFGDFQAAG